Proteins from a genomic interval of Flammeovirgaceae bacterium SG7u.111:
- a CDS encoding methyltransferase: MANSYFQFKQFRLEQALAGMKFGTDSAVLGAWANHPDPSAILDIGTGTGILALMLAQRFTCPIHAVEIEPEASAQATSNFKNSPWATRLNVYQQDIKTFEGENKYDLIVSNPPYFHRSLASPDQKRQLARHSDSLSTQTLLKKADSLLGEQGLFYVVVPSLSANEYETLTAKLNLFLQEKLAIVTVEGKNPARYVLKFGRKKTPHQQKVLIVKNKTGDYTVAYAQLLKDYFLIF; encoded by the coding sequence ATGGCAAATTCCTATTTTCAATTCAAACAGTTCCGCTTAGAGCAAGCCTTGGCAGGAATGAAGTTTGGGACGGACAGTGCTGTGCTGGGAGCATGGGCAAACCACCCCGACCCTTCTGCCATCTTGGACATAGGAACCGGTACCGGCATTTTGGCTTTGATGCTAGCCCAACGGTTCACATGCCCCATACACGCTGTGGAGATCGAACCCGAAGCCTCTGCGCAAGCAACTTCTAATTTCAAAAACAGCCCTTGGGCAACAAGACTGAACGTCTACCAGCAAGATATAAAAACCTTTGAAGGGGAAAATAAATACGACCTGATCGTGAGCAACCCTCCTTATTTTCACCGCTCCTTGGCTTCTCCCGACCAAAAACGCCAACTCGCTCGCCACAGCGATTCGCTCAGCACCCAAACGTTACTAAAAAAAGCAGACTCTTTACTCGGCGAACAAGGTCTTTTTTATGTGGTAGTCCCCAGTCTTTCGGCAAATGAATATGAAACACTGACAGCAAAACTAAACCTGTTCCTACAAGAGAAATTGGCAATAGTGACGGTAGAAGGTAAAAACCCCGCTCGATACGTGTTGAAGTTTGGCAGAAAGAAAACCCCACATCAGCAAAAAGTGCTTATAGTAAAAAACAAAACAGGAGACTATACAGTAGCCTACGCTCAGCTTCTGAAAGACTATTTTTTGATTTTTTAA
- a CDS encoding DoxX family protein — MRDFLMGTAQTQSSSINFSLLLLRIYFGLSMVFAHGLGKLPPSLGFINSTKQLGFPLPEIFAWAAGLSEFVGGLFIALGLFTRPSAFFLAITMGVAAFLRHGPDSYSIKEKAILYFVVAIALLITGSGKYGIDGMFQQSRRY; from the coding sequence AACTCAATCATCTTCTATAAACTTCAGCTTACTTCTACTTCGAATATATTTTGGCTTGTCTATGGTTTTTGCCCATGGTCTTGGCAAATTGCCCCCAAGCCTTGGCTTCATCAATAGCACCAAACAACTAGGCTTTCCCCTACCTGAAATTTTTGCTTGGGCAGCTGGTCTTTCCGAATTTGTAGGCGGTCTTTTCATTGCCCTTGGTTTGTTTACTAGACCTTCCGCGTTTTTCTTAGCAATTACCATGGGAGTTGCCGCTTTCTTGCGCCACGGCCCTGATTCATACAGCATCAAAGAAAAAGCTATCCTCTATTTTGTTGTAGCTATAGCCTTGCTGATAACCGGCTCTGGCAAGTACGGCATCGACGGCATGTTCCAACAGTCGAGAAGATATTAG